One stretch of Aigarchaeota archaeon DNA includes these proteins:
- a CDS encoding tyrosine-type recombinase/integrase, which produces MIPRRKGLDLSQLEDCIRGYLDFNPRILEKRQHYNLIKALDFLKNELGVSTISDLLKMDVKNLTLALQKYANYLVKEGKASKSIRFDLYLVRSFFSFHDLEINPKKIKIPRKSGKSRLDRIPSMAELQKLIMGSRSPRMRLAIMAMALCGLRLNECLGLRREWIDLERGFITLPPEATKTGKGREIPIPSELKLELKRYLESYSYGRGYLFCVKENPEKRIPTNRFYESYIALLRRLGLDQRTPDGSAYALHPHVFRKWYRTQLEAAGVNKSLIDLWIGHNSGIDKTYYLPTPEIIKQEFEKADKALRIFGGAIPMSMTTEKLEAMEEAIKFYEALMGHISKTNPRLLKILGLE; this is translated from the coding sequence ATGATCCCAAGGCGGAAGGGACTCGACCTCTCACAGCTCGAAGATTGTATCAGGGGATATTTAGATTTTAATCCCCGAATATTGGAGAAGAGGCAGCATTACAATCTGATCAAGGCTCTCGACTTCTTGAAGAATGAGCTGGGCGTTTCGACTATATCTGACCTCTTAAAGATGGATGTCAAGAACTTAACTCTGGCTTTGCAGAAATATGCGAACTATTTAGTTAAAGAAGGTAAGGCCAGTAAATCGATACGCTTCGACCTATATCTGGTTAGAAGCTTTTTTTCTTTCCACGATCTGGAGATCAATCCAAAGAAGATTAAAATCCCGCGTAAATCTGGAAAGAGTAGACTCGATAGGATCCCATCCATGGCGGAGTTGCAGAAGTTAATTATGGGGTCGAGGTCGCCTAGGATGCGGCTGGCAATCATGGCCATGGCCCTATGCGGCCTAAGGTTGAATGAATGCCTCGGCCTGAGGAGAGAGTGGATAGACCTCGAAAGGGGATTCATAACCCTTCCACCGGAGGCCACGAAGACGGGTAAGGGCCGCGAGATACCGATACCATCGGAGCTTAAGCTCGAGCTCAAGAGATACCTGGAGAGTTATTCGTATGGGCGTGGTTATCTGTTCTGCGTCAAGGAAAACCCCGAGAAACGTATTCCAACAAATCGGTTTTATGAAAGCTATATCGCGTTATTGAGGCGTCTCGGCCTCGATCAAAGGACACCCGATGGATCGGCCTATGCGTTGCACCCGCATGTTTTCAGGAAATGGTATCGGACACAACTCGAGGCCGCCGGAGTGAATAAGAGCCTGATCGACCTCTGGATCGGACACAACTCGGGAATAGATAAGACCTACTATCTCCCAACGCCCGAGATCATAAAACAGGAATTCGAGAAGGCCGATAAAGCCCTTAGGATCTTTGGAGGGGCGATTCCGATGAGCATGACGACGGAGAAGCTCGAGGCAATGGAAGAAGCCATAAAATTCTACGAAGCATTGATGGGCCACATATCGAAGACTAATCCGAGGTTGCTGAAGATCTTGGGTCTAGAATAA
- a CDS encoding bifunctional DNA primase/polymerase: MAVSVADVLKEYRGVGLVPIPLRPNTKIPKVEDWPSLPIERLLEFFESGDNVGLRLEAPIFVIDIDDHRLGPLILDEIPLTWVVRTRRGLHVYLKAERRYPETNKKSKFVQILGKGCQVVAPPSIVEGHEYVFQCDPEKNPIAEVDDEKMRKIEAIVNTIAKYEQLIKKISEVWTEGHRHNLSLWLNGYLRKTGIPLNEAIVIIKAISLLAEDPELKDRLRALEDTYRKPLDGIKGFTGLVEELQAIVGRDRVDEILALLPQREKTQEEGEKKIKRYTVGNEVIDGKLIEVVKDENGMPSLLVWDGQTFSVYARMEVDGHIVEPYPNIPFTLPRIPERIAEDPTLWEDTKVFIQKHYDNPRDEDVYDVLTAAVAWSYLYRSINVSTPFILFLGPWRSGKTRALEVMAAICDRAMLLVDPSEASFFRLIESLKPTLLVDEAHVIDQNVRAIFAAAYRRGQKVPRVIDPEADGLEGVKWFDVFSFIIYASREEPPADTLSRSIVIHCEKQLRPTVKKINEQKAEELRTRWLAQKLRVWSKIQVSFEEFQSDDGRVQELISPLLVMAETFGGPKAKEAIERYGRKVEEEIAGLEGCVEEAELVECLMTIIGESEQDAPEVVTVQQLLERLNGNSSKPLWASEKVGRYMSALGFKRIKLPNGRRGYKIDLALIERLARRYKVAIPLTTYRQ, translated from the coding sequence ATGGCCGTAAGTGTGGCCGACGTTCTAAAAGAATATCGAGGGGTTGGTCTTGTACCGATTCCATTACGACCCAACACTAAAATACCGAAGGTAGAAGATTGGCCCTCTTTACCAATCGAGAGGCTGTTAGAGTTTTTTGAATCAGGGGATAATGTTGGCCTTAGGCTCGAGGCGCCAATTTTTGTAATAGACATCGATGACCACAGGCTCGGGCCATTGATATTGGATGAAATTCCCTTGACATGGGTCGTCAGGACTCGCCGAGGTTTACATGTTTACCTTAAGGCCGAGAGGCGTTATCCTGAAACTAATAAAAAGTCTAAATTTGTACAAATTTTAGGGAAAGGATGCCAAGTGGTCGCGCCGCCTTCAATCGTCGAGGGCCACGAATACGTTTTTCAATGCGATCCCGAGAAGAACCCGATAGCAGAAGTTGACGATGAGAAGATGAGGAAGATAGAGGCGATAGTCAACACTATCGCAAAGTATGAACAGCTTATCAAGAAAATCTCCGAGGTTTGGACGGAGGGCCATCGGCATAACCTTTCGCTATGGCTTAACGGCTATCTCCGAAAAACTGGGATACCATTAAACGAGGCTATAGTAATCATTAAAGCAATATCTCTTCTCGCAGAGGATCCAGAACTGAAAGATCGTTTACGAGCGTTAGAGGATACATATAGAAAACCGTTGGATGGGATAAAAGGTTTTACTGGTCTGGTTGAAGAATTACAGGCCATCGTGGGCCGCGACAGGGTGGATGAAATTCTCGCCCTCTTACCACAAAGAGAAAAAACGCAGGAAGAGGGCGAAAAGAAGATTAAACGCTACACGGTCGGCAATGAGGTAATCGATGGAAAACTTATTGAAGTTGTGAAGGATGAAAACGGAATGCCGAGTTTGTTAGTGTGGGATGGTCAAACTTTCTCGGTTTATGCGAGGATGGAAGTCGACGGTCATATAGTTGAACCCTATCCAAACATTCCTTTTACATTACCTCGTATACCCGAACGGATTGCTGAGGACCCGACTCTTTGGGAAGATACAAAAGTTTTCATACAAAAACACTACGACAACCCTCGTGATGAGGATGTTTACGATGTCCTGACGGCAGCGGTCGCATGGTCGTACCTCTATCGATCTATCAATGTATCGACGCCGTTCATCCTCTTCCTAGGCCCTTGGCGGAGCGGAAAAACTCGTGCGCTTGAGGTAATGGCCGCAATTTGCGACAGGGCCATGCTGCTGGTTGACCCCTCCGAAGCTTCATTTTTTAGACTGATCGAATCCTTGAAACCGACATTACTCGTTGACGAAGCGCATGTTATCGACCAAAATGTTCGCGCTATCTTCGCGGCCGCGTATCGTCGCGGGCAAAAGGTGCCGAGGGTGATTGATCCAGAAGCAGACGGGCTCGAGGGTGTAAAGTGGTTTGACGTTTTTTCATTTATCATATATGCGTCGCGAGAGGAGCCGCCCGCTGACACGCTCAGCCGCTCAATCGTCATCCATTGCGAGAAGCAACTCAGACCTACGGTGAAAAAAATCAATGAACAAAAGGCCGAGGAACTTAGGACTCGATGGCTTGCTCAAAAATTACGTGTGTGGAGCAAAATTCAAGTTTCTTTCGAGGAATTTCAAAGCGACGATGGGCGTGTTCAGGAACTCATCAGCCCTCTGCTTGTCATGGCCGAAACATTCGGAGGACCAAAGGCAAAGGAAGCCATCGAGCGGTATGGGCGAAAGGTAGAGGAGGAGATTGCAGGTCTCGAGGGATGCGTGGAGGAAGCAGAACTCGTCGAATGCCTGATGACTATTATCGGTGAGAGCGAGCAGGACGCTCCAGAGGTCGTTACGGTTCAGCAGCTATTGGAACGTTTGAATGGAAACTCATCAAAGCCCCTTTGGGCTTCTGAAAAGGTTGGAAGATATATGTCAGCCCTCGGGTTCAAAAGGATAAAGCTACCTAATGGCCGCCGCGGCTATAAAATCGACTTAGCCCTCATAGAGAGGCTTGCCCGAAGGTATAAAGTCGCAATACCCCTAACAACCTACCGGCAGTAG
- a CDS encoding DUF6092 family protein — protein sequence MATESIIEDEHFKLLTFLIVSARGCVDEPPLYGPLRLIDAAERLIGLMDKIGKADEKLRDIMRIIKERKFSVIRDETEFVKLLDELVLKISRIIKEAQSVRS from the coding sequence ATGGCTACGGAAAGCATTATAGAGGATGAGCACTTCAAGCTCTTAACATTCTTAATCGTTAGCGCAAGAGGGTGTGTTGACGAGCCGCCACTCTACGGGCCGCTCAGATTAATTGATGCTGCGGAAAGATTAATAGGTTTGATGGATAAGATAGGAAAGGCTGATGAGAAACTGAGAGATATAATGAGAATCATAAAGGAAAGGAAGTTTAGTGTTATTCGCGATGAAACGGAGTTCGTCAAGTTGTTGGACGAGCTTGTCTTGAAAATTTCGAGGATAATCAAAGAGGCGCAGTCCGTGAGGTCATGA
- a CDS encoding nitroreductase family protein, which yields MEPKELLSIIKGRRSVRRFLDKKIPDEHLKLIMEAGIWAPSGSNIQPWQFVLVRDPTLIKKIKLVSPGLFGNPDALVVICVDKSRYEKAGKIGYTLSIMDVSMAAQNMMLMAYDLGIGSCPIASFNKLAVREILELPNNLEPILMVSLGYPEEWPQPPERRPLSEVVYVDGYGKHYRG from the coding sequence ATGGAACCGAAGGAGCTTTTAAGTATAATAAAGGGAAGGAGGTCCGTTAGAAGGTTCTTGGATAAGAAGATTCCGGATGAACACTTGAAGCTCATAATGGAAGCGGGCATATGGGCTCCGAGCGGAAGTAACATACAACCTTGGCAGTTTGTCCTCGTAAGGGATCCTACGTTGATAAAGAAGATAAAGCTCGTATCTCCGGGTCTATTCGGTAACCCTGATGCTCTGGTTGTAATTTGTGTGGATAAGAGTAGGTACGAGAAGGCTGGGAAGATAGGCTATACGCTATCAATCATGGACGTATCTATGGCGGCTCAGAACATGATGCTCATGGCATACGATCTTGGCATAGGTTCTTGTCCGATAGCTTCCTTCAACAAGCTAGCCGTGAGGGAAATCCTAGAGCTTCCGAATAACCTTGAGCCTATACTGATGGTCAGCCTAGGCTATCCTGAGGAGTGGCCTCAGCCTCCGGAAAGGAGGCCTCTCAGCGAGGTGGTTTACGTAGATGGCTACGGAAAGCATTATAGAGGATGA
- a CDS encoding 4Fe-4S binding protein: MSQQMVAKQEIRRIRLEDALNTNVWDVDDRPHIIVDSEKCVGCDIKACIYLCPGGCFSLLAGKLLYSYEGCLECGTCRVICPKDAITWNYPLSGRGVQYRFG, encoded by the coding sequence ATGAGTCAGCAGATGGTTGCAAAACAGGAAATCAGGAGAATAAGACTTGAGGATGCTTTGAACACTAACGTTTGGGATGTGGACGACAGGCCGCACATAATCGTAGATAGCGAAAAGTGTGTGGGTTGTGATATCAAAGCATGCATTTACTTATGTCCGGGAGGGTGCTTTTCGCTCCTGGCTGGTAAGCTACTATACAGCTACGAAGGTTGCCTCGAATGCGGCACGTGTAGGGTCATATGCCCAAAGGATGCTATCACATGGAATTATCCGTTAAGTGGAAGAGGTGTTCAATATAGATTCGGGTGA
- a CDS encoding electron transfer flavoprotein subunit beta/FixA family protein, with product MVNIDSNTGTLIREGVPSIINPHDLNAVELGLMLRDSYGGRLTAITMSPPGAKVGLEFLIGMGVDKAILITDKVFAGADTLATSYVLAKAIEKLMPKDLVIFGQETIDSSTAHICAQTASWLKLPYVYYVVDVKLEDGKRSIVVKRVLEREIEVFELPLPCLIAVAMKSNVPRPVTLSNKLRAKMESVVEVWNNELLKLNVNCVGLKGSPTVVSKVVPTPIVPRKKLKFDRPDPVEAARWLLDRLAEEGVKVI from the coding sequence ATGGTCAACATAGACTCCAATACCGGCACCTTAATTCGTGAAGGTGTACCAAGCATCATTAACCCTCATGACCTTAACGCTGTAGAACTAGGTCTTATGCTAAGAGACTCGTACGGTGGTAGGCTCACCGCTATAACGATGTCTCCGCCAGGTGCTAAGGTTGGGCTTGAATTTCTTATAGGTATGGGCGTCGACAAAGCCATACTGATAACCGATAAGGTTTTTGCCGGCGCGGATACTCTAGCTACATCCTATGTGTTGGCCAAAGCGATTGAAAAGTTGATGCCAAAGGACTTGGTGATCTTTGGTCAAGAGACTATTGACAGTTCTACGGCCCATATTTGTGCCCAAACGGCCTCTTGGCTTAAGCTTCCATACGTATATTACGTTGTTGATGTGAAGCTTGAAGACGGGAAAAGGAGCATAGTAGTCAAGAGAGTTCTTGAAAGGGAGATAGAGGTTTTCGAGCTTCCGCTACCATGTTTAATAGCGGTTGCTATGAAAAGCAATGTGCCAAGACCCGTAACTTTGAGCAATAAGTTAAGGGCAAAAATGGAAAGCGTGGTAGAGGTATGGAACAACGAATTACTGAAGCTTAACGTGAATTGTGTAGGATTAAAAGGTTCTCCAACGGTAGTCTCAAAAGTTGTGCCAACACCGATTGTTCCAAGAAAGAAGTTAAAGTTTGATAGGCCCGACCCTGTCGAGGCTGCAAGGTGGCTTTTAGATAGGTTAGCAGAAGAGGGTGTGAAGGTGATATAG
- a CDS encoding electron transfer flavoprotein subunit alpha/FixB family protein: MSAVQQICPEWAQGAKDEFKGIWVFIECFGNSLNEASLQLLTPAKKISEKLNTTITAVMLGYRIEEMVMEPVYYGADSVIYVDEESLATYYPNVYGDVLVNLVKKYKPELLLMAGTLRGREMAPYVANCLRTGITADCTDFDVDEVTRDVLQIRPPFGATLLAHIRTPRTRPQIATVRPNVFSMPCKDVSRAPSSIIREYIVVPESNMRLLKSEKVEKEDVIIEKADIIVSGGKGLGSLEGFKLLEELARELGGVVTGSRKAVDAGWIPHERQIGQTGKSVKACLYIAVGISGAAQHLFGIREVKTVVAINTDPEAPIFNNADYGIVGDYRQVIPAIIEEIRKRRYG, encoded by the coding sequence ATGTCAGCGGTTCAACAAATTTGCCCAGAATGGGCACAAGGCGCTAAGGATGAGTTTAAAGGTATATGGGTTTTCATCGAATGTTTTGGTAACTCGCTGAATGAAGCCTCACTACAGCTACTAACGCCTGCAAAGAAGATCTCCGAGAAGCTTAACACTACGATTACCGCTGTTATGCTAGGATATAGGATAGAAGAGATGGTCATGGAACCGGTTTACTATGGTGCGGACAGCGTAATCTACGTAGATGAGGAAAGTCTAGCAACTTATTATCCAAACGTTTACGGTGACGTACTAGTTAACCTCGTAAAAAAATACAAGCCTGAACTCCTCCTCATGGCTGGAACGCTTAGGGGCAGGGAGATGGCGCCCTACGTTGCCAACTGTCTAAGGACAGGTATCACGGCCGATTGCACGGATTTCGATGTAGATGAAGTGACAAGAGACGTACTTCAAATAAGACCACCATTCGGTGCGACTTTGCTTGCGCACATAAGGACGCCGCGCACTAGGCCACAAATTGCAACGGTTAGACCGAACGTCTTCAGCATGCCATGCAAAGATGTTTCTAGAGCGCCCAGCTCAATAATTAGAGAGTACATCGTGGTTCCGGAATCAAATATGCGCCTACTCAAATCGGAAAAAGTCGAGAAAGAAGACGTCATAATAGAGAAGGCTGACATCATAGTATCCGGAGGAAAGGGCCTAGGCTCTCTGGAAGGGTTTAAGTTGTTGGAAGAGCTTGCACGTGAACTTGGCGGCGTCGTGACGGGATCCAGAAAAGCCGTTGATGCGGGCTGGATACCACACGAGAGACAGATAGGTCAAACGGGTAAGAGCGTAAAAGCATGCTTATACATCGCCGTCGGTATATCTGGTGCTGCCCAGCATTTGTTCGGCATAAGGGAGGTAAAAACCGTCGTAGCGATAAACACAGACCCAGAAGCTCCTATATTTAATAATGCAGATTACGGGATAGTCGGTGATTACAGGCAAGTTATACCCGCAATAATAGAGGAGATAAGGAAGCGAAGGTATGGTTAG
- a CDS encoding Coenzyme F420 hydrogenase/dehydrogenase, beta subunit C-terminal domain, whose product MVTVMASGTALSYNPNFELLNRWVIEKQLCCYCGTCAGVCPRITLDGKIPRLIDYCSECGNCYIHCPQTYTPVKEIEKKIFPGTNKDEFIGHYEKCILAQSTDQNILSIAQNGGLVTTLLTHALETGLIDGAILTIADGNWMPRPILARTPEEIRKAAGSKYVMCPNLFVYREVINDPTIRRVAVVGLPCQVKAARKLQVEPVIPVENGKIEFIIGLFCHRNFSYDELILETVKRTLNIDIPEIKKFDISRGKFMVFTKEGKRVELPVKELSKYSWPSCSSCTDFTGRLADISVGNAGTMDTNWSVAIVRSKKGMEFLDSALKAGKLRIAESGEGINNIAKEAQKKAERREKVSELLYQYFSELGVPLEDVRAYFTLLTLGGASAAELSKALNISGAELDTILARLYEKGWLIKHEGYYVPIRPSIVLRTEAMKLHNLIKKILEKESELEGIYARKFG is encoded by the coding sequence ATGGTTACAGTAATGGCTTCAGGTACCGCCTTGAGTTATAACCCAAATTTTGAGCTCTTGAATAGATGGGTAATTGAAAAGCAACTTTGCTGCTATTGTGGCACCTGTGCAGGCGTATGTCCTAGGATAACGCTGGACGGAAAAATTCCAAGGCTTATAGATTATTGTTCTGAGTGTGGAAATTGCTACATTCACTGTCCTCAGACCTATACGCCCGTAAAGGAAATTGAGAAAAAAATATTCCCTGGCACGAATAAGGACGAATTTATAGGTCATTATGAAAAGTGCATATTGGCACAGAGTACTGACCAAAACATACTTTCTATAGCACAAAACGGAGGTTTAGTTACTACGCTATTGACCCATGCCTTAGAGACCGGGCTGATAGATGGGGCCATTTTAACGATAGCTGACGGGAATTGGATGCCTAGGCCCATACTTGCCAGAACCCCTGAGGAAATAAGGAAGGCAGCTGGTTCAAAGTATGTTATGTGTCCGAACCTGTTCGTTTACCGTGAGGTAATTAATGACCCGACGATTAGAAGGGTTGCCGTCGTGGGCCTTCCATGTCAGGTCAAAGCCGCAAGGAAGTTACAAGTAGAGCCCGTAATTCCCGTTGAAAATGGAAAAATCGAGTTTATAATCGGGTTATTCTGTCATAGAAACTTCTCCTATGACGAGCTCATCTTAGAGACTGTTAAAAGGACTCTAAACATCGACATACCTGAGATAAAGAAGTTTGACATATCGAGGGGTAAGTTCATGGTCTTTACCAAGGAGGGTAAACGAGTAGAGTTACCGGTAAAGGAACTTAGCAAATATTCTTGGCCATCTTGCTCCTCTTGTACGGACTTCACGGGAAGGCTAGCAGACATATCCGTCGGCAATGCTGGCACCATGGACACCAACTGGAGCGTAGCAATAGTCAGGTCTAAGAAGGGTATGGAATTTTTAGATAGCGCGTTGAAGGCTGGAAAGTTGAGAATAGCCGAAAGCGGGGAGGGCATAAACAATATAGCAAAAGAGGCACAAAAGAAGGCCGAGAGGCGAGAGAAAGTTAGCGAATTGTTATATCAGTACTTCTCTGAACTTGGTGTGCCTTTAGAGGATGTGCGCGCATACTTTACTTTACTGACGTTGGGTGGTGCTAGCGCTGCAGAACTCTCAAAGGCGCTCAATATTAGCGGAGCAGAGTTGGACACCATACTCGCGAGACTTTACGAGAAAGGGTGGTTGATCAAGCATGAAGGCTACTACGTACCTATCAGACCGTCAATTGTCCTACGTACGGAGGCAATGAAGCTTCATAACTTAATTAAGAAAATTTTGGAGAAGGAGTCCGAGTTAGAGGGCATATACGCAAGGAAGTTCGGCTAA
- a CDS encoding type II/IV secretion system ATPase subunit, with product MMAYEQKENQTSNNLADAVKKNPHLAKYLASLRSKGIAQPAYHVQLSRDMRYMKNVNVLYPVGDPIFIHIYERNKGERLYYQVVEPTVPKEFSGLLKEVDKALAALIGDEEVGDNESEKERILLSKLNSLVIIDQNLPTWSYKLLRKSGITVKIRINEETFSALRYQLILHKVKLGLIEPFIRDPYLEDISCDGVGPIFVEHKIFGSCETSVVFESEDQLDEFVISLSERAMRPVTYRRPIVDGALPDGSRINIVFGSDISMRGSNFTIRKFADVPISITQLIKWRTIDAMASAYLWLMLESGLSVWFCGETASGKTTLLRATCVFIRPEAKIISIEDTPEIIVPHDNWVREVTKQGEDVESSIELFDLLKASLRQRPNYIIVGEIRGKEAYVAFQAMQVGAPVITTFHAGSVQKLIQRLTGTPIEIPKSYIDILNCAVIQSAVRLPSTGTLERRVLGINEIVGYDSVEDRFDFIELFSWDPISDTFIFRGEGSSHLLENRIAVMRGIPRRRIREVYRELENRAAFLEKLIEKGVLDYFDVWRAIKVAWKVGVEEALNMILRGDKIWKS from the coding sequence ATGATGGCTTACGAGCAGAAGGAGAACCAAACAAGCAATAATCTTGCAGATGCTGTTAAAAAGAATCCTCATCTAGCAAAGTACTTAGCAAGTCTGCGCAGTAAAGGAATTGCTCAACCTGCGTACCATGTGCAACTTTCAAGAGATATGAGATACATGAAGAATGTAAACGTGCTTTATCCTGTAGGGGACCCCATATTCATCCACATTTATGAGCGAAATAAAGGTGAGAGGCTTTACTATCAAGTAGTTGAACCGACTGTGCCAAAGGAATTCAGTGGGCTGTTAAAAGAAGTCGATAAAGCCCTTGCAGCATTGATAGGTGACGAAGAAGTTGGGGACAACGAGTCTGAAAAAGAAAGAATTCTGTTGTCAAAGCTTAACTCCCTAGTAATTATAGACCAAAATCTTCCAACTTGGAGCTATAAGCTATTGAGAAAATCTGGAATTACGGTCAAAATAAGGATAAACGAAGAAACCTTCTCGGCACTCAGATATCAACTGATCCTCCATAAGGTAAAGCTGGGCTTGATCGAACCATTTATAAGAGATCCGTATCTCGAGGACATATCTTGCGACGGCGTAGGACCTATATTTGTAGAGCATAAAATATTCGGTAGTTGTGAGACGAGCGTAGTTTTCGAGAGCGAAGACCAACTGGACGAGTTCGTCATCTCTCTGTCAGAAAGGGCCATGAGACCAGTCACCTACAGAAGGCCGATAGTTGATGGTGCATTACCTGATGGTTCCAGAATAAACATAGTTTTCGGTAGCGATATCAGCATGCGGGGATCAAACTTCACCATAAGGAAGTTCGCTGACGTGCCGATAAGCATCACTCAACTCATAAAATGGCGCACGATAGACGCAATGGCGTCGGCCTACTTATGGCTTATGTTAGAAAGCGGATTGAGTGTTTGGTTCTGTGGCGAGACAGCCTCTGGTAAAACCACACTTCTAAGGGCCACCTGCGTGTTCATAAGACCTGAGGCCAAGATAATATCAATAGAGGATACACCAGAAATTATCGTTCCGCACGATAACTGGGTTCGTGAAGTAACGAAGCAAGGAGAAGACGTGGAAAGTAGCATAGAGCTATTTGATTTGTTGAAAGCATCTTTGAGGCAGAGGCCAAACTACATAATTGTCGGAGAGATAAGGGGCAAAGAGGCGTACGTAGCTTTTCAAGCAATGCAAGTAGGAGCGCCGGTTATAACGACGTTCCATGCTGGTTCTGTACAAAAGTTGATACAACGTCTAACCGGTACACCGATAGAGATACCGAAGAGTTATATAGACATATTGAACTGTGCGGTAATCCAGAGTGCTGTTAGGCTCCCATCTACCGGTACGCTCGAAAGAAGAGTTTTGGGTATCAACGAGATAGTTGGTTACGATTCCGTCGAAGATCGATTCGACTTCATAGAGCTGTTTAGTTGGGACCCGATAAGCGATACTTTCATATTCAGAGGCGAAGGTAGCAGTCACCTCTTAGAGAATAGGATTGCCGTAATGCGCGGCATACCTAGAAGAAGGATTAGAGAGGTCTACAGAGAGCTTGAGAACAGGGCGGCCTTTCTTGAGAAGTTGATAGAAAAAGGGGTTTTGGATTACTTTGACGTTTGGAGAGCAATAAAGGTTGCGTGGAAAGTTGGGGTAGAAGAAGCACTTAATATGATTCTAAGAGGGGATAAAATTTGGAAATCTTAA
- a CDS encoding flagellar accessory protein FlaH, translating into MSGKFMESASKKEFTSSNTELDRRIGSIKIPSIVLVEGPNDSGKSVLSQQYVYGALQNGLRVYYVTTESGYRQLIKSMEDISFDVKYYFLNGDLKIAELHVKELEWKRDLAKKFLDLIINLIKNNPTFNVFVIDSLTYIATYASEEDILSFFTDARNIVEEEFKTIIITVHTHAFNQEMMLRIRSICDVHFLLSIKEIGDRMVRILQAPKIKGAIKSTSVILSFEVDPAFGIKVLPFSQTRA; encoded by the coding sequence TTGAGCGGTAAGTTTATGGAGAGTGCATCCAAAAAAGAATTTACGTCGTCCAACACGGAGCTTGATAGAAGAATAGGCTCGATAAAGATACCATCAATCGTTCTCGTAGAAGGACCTAACGATTCCGGTAAAAGCGTACTATCCCAACAGTACGTTTATGGAGCTCTACAAAACGGCCTCAGAGTATACTATGTTACGACGGAGAGCGGTTATAGACAATTAATCAAGAGCATGGAGGATATTTCATTCGATGTAAAGTATTACTTCCTAAACGGTGACTTGAAGATAGCTGAACTTCACGTAAAGGAGCTAGAGTGGAAAAGGGACCTGGCAAAAAAATTTTTAGACCTTATCATAAATCTTATAAAAAATAACCCTACGTTTAATGTCTTTGTTATAGACTCGCTTACCTACATAGCCACCTATGCATCAGAGGAGGACATACTAAGCTTTTTTACGGATGCGAGAAACATAGTCGAAGAAGAATTCAAGACGATCATCATAACGGTTCACACGCATGCATTTAACCAAGAAATGATGCTAAGGATACGCTCGATTTGTGACGTGCATTTTCTCCTTTCTATAAAGGAGATAGGCGATCGGATGGTCAGAATACTACAAGCTCCGAAAATTAAAGGCGCAATAAAATCCACGTCGGTCATCCTGAGCTTTGAGGTGGACCCAGCCTTCGGCATTAAGGTTTTACCATTCTCTCAGACGAGGGCATGA